In the genome of Lathyrus oleraceus cultivar Zhongwan6 chromosome 4, CAAS_Psat_ZW6_1.0, whole genome shotgun sequence, the window AGGCGACCTGACGAATAGAGGCTACATGTTTCAATATTGAGGCATGGGTGTCGAACTATGAAGGTATTAGGTCGACCTATGACCCGTATGTGTCTACCTATACTGATATTTTTCATATAAAAACTCAAAATTTCCAATTTCGCATAATTTTTACTTCACTTCTAACAGACCAATCATCAAGGCGTTCCAATAATACATATTATGGGTTCATCACACAACATTTATACACTCTATAGATTTCCCTTATTCATGGAGCATATAATCAAACAACAACTATAACACCTAATCACAACAACATAACCAACACATGAAGAACATGTAGAATAATTGTTTATAGAAGTTTTCATAATCAAGAGAGAACACTATCATGCTATTTCTAACTATTTTATGATTCAACGTAAACCCTAATTCCATCACAAAGTATTAATGATAACATGTACAAACATAGAATCCAAGACAACCACAACATACATAGGAAAAAGAACATCGAATAATGgttaacaacaacaacacaatTCATAAACCATGTTTAGATCCTTGGAACCCTGATAGTTTCTAAATCCCCCAAAATTCTAACTAAGAATTCACCTTGGAGATGAAGATGATGGAAAAGACTTGGTTTGATGGTTGATGTTTTCCACTTCTTTTTCAATTCTTCTTCCTCCAAGTTTCCTCTTCTTTCTTTCTCTTCtcctttttttcttctttctcttccTTTTTGTTTCTTTTCCCTTCTGATATCCTTCTTCCTTTTTTTCTCTTACCCAATTTCCCCCCCTTCTTTTCACCTCATACAcataatataatataatatataatatgTGTGATTAGTATTAAAAGTTGATAAaaaaaatatctcaattgatattttcTTACTACTAGATCAATTGACTCATTATTAATGTTATCAAAATGTTCCTTTGGGTATTAATTAATAAAGGTCAATCACTTTTAATAAAAATTGATCTCTTATGAGTTTATTAATTACTCTATTGACCTCAACTGACCACCAATTGAGCATTTAAGGGTATATGGAGTATTACACAAAcgaaaaaaagagaaaagaaaaataaacattACATTCCCTAATATCACCATATTACATGCTACCGTACATCATCATTTATATCACAATCGTGAGActaattttgaattaaaataaagCAAATATATGAATGAAATTGATTTTTCGTTTTATTGAGTAAGTAAGAATACATAGTCGCGTGGAAATTACAATTTTGTTTAATAAAGTgatgaagttggttaataaacgttcaaatattaaaataatttttagtaataaaataaaattgattaatgaAATATAAAATATTGGTTAATGTAATTACGAAGTTAGTTAATATCATAATTTTATATCGGTACCTTTTAagcaaaaataaaaaataattatttataaaaaaaaattataatattttactATTCATTGAATTAATAAAGAGTGAAATATTGTATATATGTATGATTTGGACGTAAGAATATTATTTTGATACGATATGTTATGTTTTACTCGAAGTTAAAAAGCAACACATActaaaaaaaaaacttttaacTAATTTATAAGTTAAGTAAAAAGAAACTATTTTAACTTAccataaaataaaatataatagtCTATTTACCTCTAAGTCAACTTAATGATATTTTATGAATGAATTAGTTTGAGTTTAACCATATgtatatcaattgttttgataaatCGGTGAAGTTTCTTGAATTAGAAAAGAGTACGAAGTCGAGTTTCATGACCGCAAGGCACGTAGGGATgtccttgtgtgtgtgtgtgtgtgtgtgtgtgtgtgtgtgtgtgtgtgtgtgtgtgtgtgtgtgtgagagagagagagagagagagagagagagagagagagagagagagagagagagagagagagagagagaatgcTCAAGTGTCCATGGTGATCGCAACCTTTTGAGGGGGAAGCGAGAGAATGATTATTGATCTACCTATTGTGTGTGAGTTTCCAAAAGCATTTCCAGATGACGTTAATGATTTGCCACAAGAGCGTGAGGTGGAGTTTGTTATATACTTAGTAACTGGTACTAGTCATGTGTCGATGGCGCCGTATAGGATGTTTGTTTTGAAGCTGAGTGAGCTGAAGAAACAGTTTTAGGATctacttgagaagaagtttgttcgACCAAACATTTCACTTTGGGGAGCGTCTGTGTTATTAGTCAAAAAGAAagatggtagcatgaggttgGGTGTTGACTATCGACAGTTGGACAAGGTTAatatcaagaataagtatcctTTTCTTAGAATTGacgatttgatggatcagttggtcggtgcttgtgtgttcagtaagattgatttgcaATCGAGTTATCACCAGATTCGAGTGAAAATAGAAGATATTCTAAATATTGCATTCAGAACGAGATATGGTCAATATGAGTATCCGATGATGTTGTTTGGTGTGTCTAACGCGCATGGAGtgttcatggagtacatgaatgggattttccatccgtatctatATCAGTTTATGGTTGTGTTCATCGAGGATATTTTGATATATTCTAAGTCTGATGAAGAGCATGCAGATCATTTGAAAGTTATGTTGCATACCTTGAAATAAAATAAGTTGTATGTGAATTTATCTAAGTGTGAGTTCTAGTTGaaagaagtgagtttccttgCTCATGTAATATCGAGTGGTGGTATCACAATGGATCCACCAAAGATAGAGGCAGTGTTGTAGTGGGAGACTTTGAAGTCTGTTACTAAAATCAAAAGTTTTCTTGTTTTGGCTGGTTACTACAAAAGGTTTATCGAAGACTTTTTGAAGTTGGCATTTCCTTTGACTCAGTTGACTTGAAAGGTTCAAGCTTATGTGTGGAATATTCAGTGTGAAAAGAGTTTTCAAGAACTCGAGAAGAAGCTGACATCAACTTcattattataatattttactATTCATTAAATTAATAAAGAATgaaatattattattatatatatatatatatatatatatatatatatatatatatatatatatatatatatgatttgGACGTAAGAATATCATTTTGATACGATATATTATGTTTTACTCGAAGTTAAAAAGCAACGCATACTAAAAAAAACCTTTTAACTAATTTATAAGTTAAGTAAAAAGAAACTATTTTAACTTACCATAAGATAAAATATAATAGTATATTTATCTTTAACTAATTATCTCATAAAAGAAAATATACTAACGAATTGTTTCGTTATTTAATTATTTTCTTGCGGGAGTATTCTTAAGAATTCAGTTTTTTTCTCTCTCTCGTTTTAGTAATTTTTAGATTTGTATTAACAAAAAATGGGACTCATTAGCGGCTTATTGTTTTCCTCTATGTTTGGGATAATTGGATTCAATAATAACAAACTTGTCCAATTTTCACGTGGACAGTTTATGTTTTAAGAGCTACCATTGTTTTGTAAAGTTCTATAATGTATGTACTTATCTCAAAAAGACCCGCTTAACCTAGTTGTACTATTACTTGATCTTATTCACTCCTTGTCTGTTACAATTAGGACTCTCAAAAAAAAATCCATAATGCTCAAACAGTTTTTGAACTGAAGCATATAATAAATAAATCAAACCCaaactaaaaattaaaaataCTTACAAAAAAACTAACTTGTTCTccaatgaatttttttttttagaaattaaatAGTTAAAAGAAATTAAATAGTTAAAAAAGAAGTGAAGTATTTTCACTGTGGAAAAAATTGATGATTGattagaagaagaagaaaatatgTAAAGAGAGAAAATGAGAGAGATTGTATTATGAAGAAGGAATAATATTCTATATTAAGTCCATATTGGTTTTATAAAATATAAGATAAGTGTATATATAACTTATCAATATCTCAATTTTCTAAAATATAAGATAAGTGTATATATAACTTATCAATATCAAAGTCTTTGATATCATTGGTTACTTAAATGGTATTGTAGCATGGGTTTTATGTCCAAAACTTTAACTtcaaaaattttaattaatttaatttttaaaaaataagtATCCTAGTCATCCTTgtcatttaattaaaaatatttttttatccTAATCATCATTGCTACATATATAAGAGTGGATGAGGACCACAAAAATTTAAAGACCATCAAAATTAAGGGATCAAAATCATTGATTTTGTAATAGAGGAATCAATAGTTTAAAACGCATAAACTAAGGGGACTAAAAGTGCATTTAAGCCAAAACCTTTTGAGAATTTAGTTTTTTCTCTCATTTTCACTTTTGTAGATAAGTATTAACAAAAAATGGACTTATAACCAAGTCAAAAAATAAGACATGTGAGCTAGTGAGATATGTCCAATTCAGTGAGAAACTTGACGAATGGCCTGAATTCTCCTCCATTATCTGATTGAACTGCTTTAATAGTAGTGTTGAATTGTGTCTTGAAAAAGTTGAGGAATAACTTGGAGGTTAGAAAAGGTTTTGACTTTTATTGTAAGAAAAAATATCCATGTGTTTTTTGTGAAGGCATCCAAAAATGTTACTTCCTCCATCCCACAATGAGTGGCCCAATTGACTATTTCATACAGATTTAgaaaaaaataaatgaaagagagaGAAGGATATCTTTACTAAAGTACCCCTTATCAAGTATTTGGGAATAATGAAAGTAATATTAATTAGAGGGCAGAGTTGGAAAAGATGCATTAAAAATTGAAATGAATCATTTATTTTGTGACACTTTTTTTATTCTAAATGGGTCACTTATTGTGGGACGGAGGGAGTATATAATATGAGAATCCTGAGTTTGATGGATGAGGTGCAGGGTCCCAAAGATCAGTGTGGATCACTTAAAAAGGATCATGAATAATGATAGGTGGCAGAAGATAATGGTGCATGAATCCTATGTGACTTGCCAAGACATCATGAATAAAGAGTTAGGACTAGATTTATTGTAATTAGAAACTACTGAATACGAAATAGAGTTAATATGCTTAGGTAAGGAAAATAAGCTATTTTGCTTTGAAAAGGCCAGACTTATTAGGTCCCACAACCAGGTTTGGAAAACAATAGAGGCCACTTGAATCAAGAAAGCCTCCAAGGGGAATATGCTTAGAATCCTAAGATTTCACATAGAATTTGTTAGATATAAATTCAAACACCACATAATTATCCTTAGAAAACTTTGAAACAAATAGAAAATTACGTGTAACACAAGTAACATGAAGAATGTCACTAAAAAATAAAGGAGAATGATGCTTAAATTTAGGGATAACACAAAAAGAACTTATGCATGTAATTTCTAAGGACCCACTATTGGCAACACAACCACTATTTGGACATGCATAATGTTTCTTGGCATGCAAGAAATGAACATTGGGAGTAAGATGGTGAGAAGCACCTGAGTTAGCGAACCATGCTTGCTTCTCAAGAACCTCATGTAAAGATACTCATGAGCAAGTGAGTAATGATAAAACAATCATTATTTTCTCTAAAACACTTTTGTGTCTATTTTTTGCTTGAAAGCGTGTGATGTTAGATGCAAGTATACATGTATTTTAAAGTATAAAGTGATAGAATAACAAGGATATCGACTTCAAAGGGAGTGGTAATAACTTAGATTTGTTTGTAAAACTATCATTTGTAAATGAGCATGAGAAAAAGTAAAAATAGTCCATGGTTGTCACAAGTTCAATTTGTAAGGAAAACAGTGATATGAATACTTTGGAATGAGTATATGAAATCAATAATGGATAATATGTTGGGAAATGGTCTGTAAATACGACTTTGTCTATTATGTATCTATGATGTGTTATGTTGTGGCAGAAGAGGTCAGAAATTGATCTTGTGGTGTATCTTTACATCATTAGAAACATATATAGTAAAGTAAGGGGACAAATCTCCAAGCCTTTCTTGTAAATTTAATGCATGTCTTGTTTTATTCTGAATGTCCTCTATGATTGCAGATCTTTATGCATAAAATAGCTAATTTAGTGAATATATTTATCTACTATTTTCAATCACTTTTATCATGAAATCCATTTGTTGTTGGATATCTCACAACAACAAGCTTGTATCTTTTCTTAAGTTGATCATTCTAGGAAGAAAATTTATGACAATATAATGCATGATAAAATAAAGCACTAACAACACATCATTTAATACAAACGAATATTACATATTAATTTCACATTGCTAAATATGGTGTAACTAGGTTTTAAATACCTATAATTGATAAGTGGTATTTGCGTCGTTCTTTCTAGTAGTTTTCATTTAGCATTTTACCGCACTTTCGTCCGATTTTCTTTCATTTGTCCTCTTTTATTCTTTGGTTTATGCTTTATTGTGAATTCTGGGGTCTAATGAACATCCAAGCAAGAAGGGATAAAAGGCAAGAGAAACAAAGCGAAAACAACACTTTTGGCTAATTCTTAAAGACAAAGTCAGTGGACTGCTATAGGCCGTAACAACATGGCCCCAAAACACCctttttgatgaattttgagatggCAAGGTAGTGACCTGCTACGGTCACCCGTATCAGTTGCTACGGGCCGTTGCAGGGAGGCGAGAGAAAAGACCAAGTTTGTTGTTTTGTGCATTAAATGAGAATATTTCCTATTATTTGTGACTCTTAGGATTGATTGGATATGAATCGAATCAAATATTTTTACTTTGAACTAAGgatatttgatatttttattttttcttattAAACTCATAACTTGTTATGAGTTTAGGGCATCCAAGTTTTCTATTTTCTTTCTCCTGGTTTTCTAAAGTTTCAATTTTTATTTTGTCTTTGTAACTCAAGTCTCTCAGGGAGAGCTATTTGTGGAACATGTTTATAATTTAATAAGGGttttcttttcattctttatattGTTCATCTGTTTTGTGTGATTGATATGGGTTTGATGATGAACACATCCGTGGTTGTTTTCACCCTCACCATAAGTGAGTAGTTTCCTAGGGACTAGGGGTTATGGGGATTGTTTCACGACCTATCATATGATCTATTATTATCGATTGCAAGAATTTTAATTAAACTTATTTAATAATCTGAGTGCATGCATTCCAACTTCGTTACAAAAGTAAGCGATTCTCAGGTATCGACCGTAGTCTGAAAGGATATGTGTCGATAACGGAGCGTAAATTTTTAAACAACCTAACTCGAAAGATGTGAAAGTCGACATATGAATTTGAGAAAATATATAGTTAGGCAAAAGTAATGAATCATCGAATAGTAATCCGGATAGTGCGAAAGCCGACAAATTATTCGTCGATGATAGGGGCAATGCGCTGACGAAAATAGGTAGTTCCCAATTATCTTTGTTTTCTATAATTTATACAAAGACTCGCAATAGGTGTAACGAGAATCGTATGATAGTGTTAGAAATATGAATCGTAACCCCGGGTCCTGTTTGCCCTAATTTTGTATTTGAGTAATATTTCTATTCaatttctttttcattcaaaAGTTGTTTACTAAAAACTCTCATTTTGATTTCTCTAAGAGACCGCACGCGGGATTGCCTCCAATCTTTGCCCGCCAATTCTATTACTTCATTGACCCATTTGAAAGCGGCCTTTCTAGCACAATACTTTTCACCAAGTAAAATGGTCCAAGTCAGGAATGAGATCAATAACTTTAGGCAAGAAGAAGGAGAGACCTAGTTTGTTGCGTATGAGTGTTATATAGATTTGCTAAGACTTTTCCCTTTTCATGGGCTCGAGAAGGGGATGATTATCCATACTTTCTATAATGGTCTCCTTTACTCCACAAGGATGACCCTTGATGCGGATTTCGGCGGAGCCCTAATAAATAGTTCTCAATATGAAGTCTATAATTTGATTGAAAAGATGGCCAAAAACCACCATTCGTGGGGGAATGTGCGAAAAAGATCCATTAAGTTTACTCTTAAGACCGATGGTATGTATGAGGTTAATGCGTTTGATAAGATGAACGCTAATGTGGATGCCCTTTACCAAAAGATAGAAACCCGTAGCATTGCACCTTTCGCACCTACTATTCTAGTCCCTATTGCCTCGGTTGCCCCCGTCACACTCTACTATGAGATATGCAAAGTTAATGGGCATACTGATAGAGATCATCAAATGATCCTCACGGGAGGATCCACCCAAGATAATGCCAACTTTGTGAAAAATAAACAGTGGAAGAACCCTTAATTTAACATGTAAAAGCTACACAATCCATGGGACCTCCGGGTTTCCAAAAAGCTACACAACCGAGCCTAAGAAATGTAACCTTGAACTTATAATGGAAAATTTTGTTTTGACTTAAACATGTCAAAATGATGAGTTTGGAAATCAAAATCTCCTCATTAATGAGGCGCATAGGAAATTGACCACTAAGATTGATAATGTTGTCACTAACACAAAGATgttggagactcaaatctcccaAGTGGCACAACAACAAGCTGCTTCTGTTGTTCCTTCCGGATCATTTCTAGGGAAGCCCGAACAAAATCCTAAGGAACATTTGAATGTCGTGACAACCCGTAGTGGTAAAGAAGTAGGTAGTTCTAGATCTAAAGAGATAAAGGTTGAAGTTAATGTGCAAACACCACTTAAAAAAAGGTTGTTGAAGAGGTTGAGAAGGAATCACCATATGTTGTTCCTCCTCCTTATAAACTCATTGTTCCTTTCCCACAAAGGCTTGTGAAATCCAAGGTGGAAGCTCAATTCAAAAAGTTTGTGGAACTTCTCAAGAATATCCACCCCAGTGTGCCTTTCACCGAGGCGCTaacacaaatgccctcatatgccaagttctTAAAGGAGATCCTTTCCAATAAAAGAAATCCAGAGGATAATGAGATCGTGGCCATGACCATTGATATTAGTGTCGTGATTCAAAACATGGTGATTCCTAAGCTCCAAGATCAAGGAGGTTTCTCCATCCTTTTTCATATAAGTACCATGGACTTTGATAGAGATCTATGGGATTTAAGAGTTATTGTTAGCCTAATGCTTTTGTCAGTGTGTAAGAAGTTGGATACGGGGGACATGAGACCTACCAATATGTCTTTGAATCTTTATGATAAATCGGTCAAGTTACCTATAGGTGTGCTAGAAGATATCCCGATGAGAGTGGGAGAATACTTCTTTTCCGGTAGACTTTATGATAATGGACATCGATGGAAATGGTTAAATCCCTATAATTCTAGGAAGGCCCTTCCTAGCTACGGCGGGGGGCATCATAAATGTTAAGAGAGGGAATTTATCCTTTGAAGTATGTGATGAAAAGATTGAGTTCATTTTTGCAAAACTATTGAAGAATCCTTCTTTAAGGGACTCATTGTGTTTGGTTGATTTGTTGAGAGGTCGTGTTCAAGAGAGCCCACCAGAATCTTCTCCGACCGCTAAGTTGGAGGAGAGTTTGCTTGATAATACTAAGGTTGAGAAAGCTGTTGCCCAAGCTAAGAGGGTCAAAGAAGCCttcgggggggggggggggaatcCATCCTAACTAATGAAGGCAACAATATTCATTTTAAGGAAGATGGTAAGCctatcactacgccaaataagggaaaagagggcgcttattttggcctataacagcgcttttaagcgccctctaatctggcgctggcataggtaaagacagcgctttgttttcctggagaaagcgctgtctaaaggcccatattatagtgcgctttatgaaaaagcgccctctggagtggtccataaagggacaccttagagggcgctttctggaaaaagcgccctctaaagttgtcaatgtaaagtgtttagagggcgctttctggaaaaagcgccctctaaagttgtcaatgtaaagtgtttagagggcgcttatttttttaaaataactaacactttagagggcgctttatgcagaaagcgccctctaaagttgtcaatgtaaagtgtttagagggcgctttctggacaaagcgccctctaaagttctcaatgtaaagtgtttagagggcgcttcctacagaaagcgccctctaaagtgttagttattttaaaaaaatttgtttgaaaacagtggatatttaattggtaacctgttcgcatgctgcaaaagtgtaaaattcatattgatttcatcctttaatccaatgttatacaccatcaatccattgatatatacaacatgaatccatttatatacaacattaatcctccatatatacaacattaatatatgattctttgatcaacaatatacaacaacatattcatgatttagtaaaattacaacaacaatatacaacatatatacaacaacaccatacaacaacaacattccatacatatatgtacaacaatatacaacctagctatatgattctttgatcaacaatgaattgacacaattcatccttgatttcatccaaatttgctcttgagtaggttttgtattcctcaaagtactacaattaagagaataaaacatattcatgatttagtaacaaattagatgaaatattcgataatattaaaataaaccctaagttattattccataccatttttgggatgtctatacgattcaacgcaatgatgtctctcataaatctcaatacaaaaaatccgcaatcgaccgaattattttgctgaggacactacacagaaaaacaaacaatatatatatagttaatttcttacaaacactattataagcaaaaaaacaaacactattataagcaaaaataagatacttaatatatacctgaactctgacccaggtaatgtccttcctaatgcggtaattctttttcgatctaaattttagtattgccctaacaaaataaaaacgtatattgagatcaatctgacagacataattaaatatagaaatacacacgaatatttagaggaatttcacttacgtgtcaaccgtcttcttcaaacccggatatttactccaatcacccgataacgaatcgagataatacactattagtctcgaaagatccatagcaaccaacacccagtggccactgtaaaataaaacaaaaatttagatgaatgaaaattttctacgtaaaagatatacatagattagaatgaaattattagaaagaaaatctaacccgttgcc includes:
- the LOC127138196 gene encoding uncharacterized protein LOC127138196 — encoded protein: MLETQISQVAQQQAASVVPSGSFLGKPEQNPKEHLNVVTTRSGKEVVEEVEKESPYVVPPPYKLIVPFPQRLVKSKVEAQFKKFVELLKNIHPSVPFTEALTQMPSYAKFLKEILSNKRNPEDNEIVAMTIDISVVIQNMVIPKLQDQGGFSILFHISTMDFDRDLWDLRVIVSLMLLSVCKKLDTGDMRPTNMSLNLYDKSVKLPIGVLEDIPMRVGEYFFSGRLYDNGHRWKWLNPYNSRKALPSYGGGHHKC